From the genome of Sphingomonas sp. HMP6, one region includes:
- a CDS encoding alpha-E domain-containing protein, protein MLSRTASSLYWLGRYVERTDFIARLVEATVRLDVLSPRPAGEAAWASALAVTETDTAFAKTGQSVTQANVARFLTVDPSHSGSIVRSLDMARNNARAVRTALTKEAWTGINRAWLLFDNRSSPGGAMATLNLVEAVKAETRGFEGAVHRMLRNQTTWFIRLGQAIERADNTARLLDVKYHILLPEGERVGGVVDRDQWTTILQTVSAVTAYRWLYSEGLKPANVIDLLIARPELPRSLAASVEEAVDILNLLAKRTGLHGEADRMARNRHMRLSKTQSGAVITRGLHQYLQGFIAENDELHGAVGRQFKFT, encoded by the coding sequence ACGGTGCGCCTCGACGTGCTGTCGCCGCGCCCGGCGGGGGAGGCGGCGTGGGCGAGCGCGCTGGCCGTGACCGAGACTGACACTGCCTTCGCCAAGACCGGGCAAAGCGTCACGCAGGCCAATGTCGCGCGCTTCCTGACGGTGGATCCCAGCCATTCCGGCTCGATCGTCCGTTCGCTCGACATGGCGCGCAACAACGCGCGTGCGGTCCGTACCGCGCTGACCAAGGAAGCCTGGACCGGGATCAACCGCGCCTGGTTGTTGTTCGACAATCGCTCCAGCCCCGGCGGCGCAATGGCGACGCTGAACCTGGTGGAGGCGGTCAAGGCCGAGACGCGCGGGTTTGAGGGCGCGGTCCATCGCATGCTCCGCAACCAGACGACGTGGTTCATCCGGCTCGGGCAGGCGATCGAGCGCGCCGACAACACCGCGCGGCTGCTCGACGTGAAATATCACATCCTGCTGCCGGAGGGTGAGCGGGTCGGCGGCGTGGTTGATCGCGACCAGTGGACGACGATTTTGCAGACCGTGTCCGCCGTCACGGCGTATCGCTGGCTCTATTCGGAAGGGTTGAAGCCCGCCAATGTCATCGACTTGCTGATCGCGCGGCCCGAACTGCCGCGCAGTCTGGCCGCATCGGTCGAGGAAGCGGTCGACATCCTCAATCTGCTTGCAAAGCGTACCGGTCTGCATGGTGAGGCCGACCGCATGGCGCGCAATCGCCACATGCGCTTGTCCAAAACACAGTCGGGTGCCGTCATCACGCGCGGTTTGCATCAGTATCTTCAGGGTTTCATTGCCGAAAACGACGAACTGCACGGTGCGGTTGGTCGGCAGTTCAAGTTCACGTGA